The genomic stretch TGTCAGTTGTCAATTTGACCTGCAGGCTAGAAAAGCTGATACACATAGATTGGTCACACGCCAATAGCCCTGCATAAAGTAATACACACTTGTGTTGATTACACTTGCGCCAAGTACATCCATGTACTCTATTTCAGTTATTCAGCCCAACAATGGTGCCTCCTGACCCCGCTGGGGCTAATGATAGAGCTGGTTTGGTGAAAGAGGGGACACCTACCCTCCTTGGCCTCTCTGCCCATGCCCCTGCTCTGAGGTAGGGGGCTGGGATGGTTTGACATGTAGTTAAGCAGGAGGTTGCCTCTGGTTGGCAGCCATTGTGTGGGATGGTATTGTGTTTTAGCTACCCCTACCGAGCACCCCTCATTCAGGTACCAAAAAGGTCTAGGTGCTTAGCTACAGGGGCTAGTGCTTCTGCTAATTAGGATCATACACAGGAAAGCGTCTTCATCTCGATGTTCCTCTTTCAGCGAGtaaagaaaggaggagaaaaggggGATGCTTGGTCTTAAACAACAGGATCTGTATCACCTAGAGAGCAATTTATGCCAATTATGCCTTCAAGTGAAACGGAGCAATTTAACAGCTAGGGTATCAACATGGGGCTGTGGACACGTGCAAGGGGGAGTAGCCTGCTTAGGAGTTTGTGTGGTACATGCGCGTGTGTAAtatgctgagtgtgtgtgtgtgcgcgtgtatgtatgtgtgtcagtaTTGGGGCGGGGCTGCAGGCACAATGGTGCGGTGCAGGTGTAGTTTCCtgctgtcaaaatgtctgcaatATCTACAACCCATTCAGACGCCACAACGGCACCACCATGTCACTCTTACTCACTACACTGCCATATAGTCCTGAAAACATCAATGGAGAAATATTTTATTAGCTTCCTATTAATAGGCATTATTAAGAAAAAAGTGATGCTTAGTAAAATAGCGAATGACGTCCACTTCATGGTCCACACTTAAAAATCTATACTTTGAACTGAATATCCacaatatttaatgtgtttgcaCTGGTGCTCTGTTAAACAGTCTCTATTTGCTGAAATAAAGGAAGAGGGATTCTATAAAGCCTCCTCCACATCCTCTGTGCTCCAGATTGCTATATTTacccagtgtgtgtgagtgtggctTCGTGTGCCCTTGTGTGTTCAACAGCACTCTCTGAGTAAAGAGTCTGTATGACCTTTGAACCCTAAATACACTCAACGCAGGAGAAATCAAACAGACGCTGAGCAAACAAGACCGTTATTTGAATAGAAATACACAACCTTTCCAAGAGGCTGAACATCTTAAGCCAATGGCAAGATACTCAGAATAGAGGACGGACCAAGCAGGTTTTTAACTGATTTGTATCAGCTGTTAAAACGGTGAAAATACTGAgcgtatacattttttttttttacaaactaaaaccagacatttaaatttgattaAAACTTTACAGATTTttgttgtaaaaagataaattgataatgaaaacaatctttagttgcagccctacagtTTCTAAAATTCTAATGAGTGAGTATCTCAAACAAAGGGCTGTGCATGATACTGGGGAGCGCTCAATCTAGAGTTTCTTCCTCTCAGGTTGACTTTTCTCCCACACATGCTGGTTGTAGGACTTATACAGTATACTCTCTTTAAATTATGTTGGTCTGTCTGCATTGGTGGTTCACCTGTATTCTGTGAACAATGCCATGTTTGCTTACCTGTGTTCTGTTAAAGATGTCTTTTTGTGTAACTGTGTTTTGTGGATGATGTCGTGTTTGTTTGCCTCTGTTATGCAGACAGTGTCTCATTGGTTTCATTGCTTTCTGTGGATGATGTCTTGTCGTTTTACCTGTGTGTGGGAGATGACTGGGCGGGATGTTCTGGAAGGTAGAAGCGGTGGCACTTGGCTGCCTGCCGAATTTCTGGCTCCATCGTCTTGGAGACGTCATAGTAGTGCCCGAATCGGGATGAGGATGCCAGGGCGCTCTGAGGAGGTCAACAAGTCAAACTCGTTTAAAAGCATATGAACACGAAACCTTTAATTAAAGAGCATTTCAAAGTATTTCCGATCTTCCCCGTCGGACACTACGGCTTGATTTAAACTCATTACAACAAATGGCGTGCACTTAAGAGATAGCATATAAGAATAAAGCAATTCATAAAATCATAATCTCAATTGTCTTTCTAATACGTTAAATGAGTGCGCTTCACAATGCCATGCGAATGCAATTGCATTGTTTATGGGTCATTCCTCAACATTCCTACACCAGAGAAGTTAAATAACCACTACGACCACGCTCTTAATCATTTCTTCACATAAATGTCCACTTCTGGCTGTGAAAGCAAACGTGTCAGGGACCCTGGGGAAGGCGGATGTTTTCCTGCAGCTGAAAGAGAGAGTTTTAGCTCTTCTCTCTCAGTGAAACCAGGGATTCCATTGTTGCAGGGGCCCTTAATCTACTCCTAATCTGGATTAGGGCCCCCGGTGTGTCCCTCTCCTGGCGGGACGAGGGGGTCAGCAGGGCAGGGGGGTCAGGGGCTCATCTTCTCTTTGTGAGCTAGGCAACCCGCTTAGCGTTCCATCCCCGCCCTGGCGGCCTCACCTTTGATCTGATGTCTTCATCAGGAGAGCGACACAGTGGGCTATGCCAGGAGAGGTGTGTGTAAGGGGAAAGTAAGCGTTGACTCTGGGGGTGAATTTAGGATGCAAATCCTCTGGTGGGGCTTACTAGTGGTTTGTAAAGACGATTTTACAGGGGAAGGGGGAGAGGTGAGGAAAGGACACAGATATAAAGAAGTTtccagggagagagaaagagggagaggatcCCCAGGGATACACTGTGTGCTGTTAATCCACATAGCGATATGGATTATAGACTGAAGGGGGGAGACTGCAGAGAAGTAGAAGGGGAGGGTCACCTCTCCTCAAAGCGGAAGAAAGAGTGTAGGGCTGCCGACCCTAGCAGGGGGAAAGGCAGGGATTTGGGGGAAGACAGAGGCGCAGGTCTGGGTCATAGGGTTGAGCGAGCAGACATGTCAATGCACAGGCTGCAAAGTACTCTTGTTTCCCAGGCTAAGCAGGGGTGCaggcgtgtgtgtatgtgtgtatatgtgagtTGGGGACCAGTGAAAAGCCTACCTATTGCCAGCTAAGTGTGAGTAATCTGGTCCAGCTCTGAAAGGAGAGGCTGAGGCCTCATTCACTCCACAAAGGAGTTTAGAAGCTGATGGATTTAGTGGTAGAGACAATTGCCAAACCACTAAGACCGGAGAGCCAGTGCTGTTATTTCTCAAACAATCATTAACAGAGACACATGTTGAACTTTTAATAAAAGTAGCTTGATTACAAAGTTACCTATATTCCACCATATATTACAGTCCAAATATGACAGCAGACAATCTACAGTAAACTGTCATGTGATCACCTGATTACCTGTACTTTAGGCAGATGCTGATAGCGCCAGGCAATCTTCATGGCTTCCAAACTGTCCTGAGGTTCACAAGACAGCCTGGGCTGCTCCATTGGTTTGTGAATAGCAACATCGTCCAAGATGGGAGCCGGGAGTTCctgcacaaaataataatacgttTAAATATGTTGATTGTGAATGGTCAAGAGTCATTTTAATTAACCTTATTAATGTGTAATATCCTACGACATATAAGACAGTGCAGTTTTATCTATCagtgcatactgtacatgcacttAAGTGTCAACTTTTGACAGTAACCTGATTTCTTAAATGTAGACAAAAAGATAATCTGGCTTCTTAAATTGTGTTAAAGCAATTGAGAAAACCCAGATACAACTGTGAGGTTTTTCCTGGAGAATCCTGATTTCTTGGCCACATATGAACTAAACTGGGTTTCTAATGGGTGTTTTTACAAGAGCACATGTGCATGACAAAGCCTTCACACAGGAAAAGAATCGCTGTGGAAGCAGAGCAGATGGATGAAGGATGCGTATAGCGGTTTGTCCTTGTATCGAACATTTAGATTCAAGGTCTAAAACTGGAACTGAAACAGGTCAAACAGTCAGTTTCTAAAGCTGAACGGTAGACTATTGGCAAAATTCAAAGTGATGCGTACAATAAGAAAAGAACTGTGAGCTCTCTCCTAAGAGAACCTGTTCTTTCACTGTGCCACCAGTAACACATCTTGCTCCTTGGTTTAGAGATATGGTTGGGTGGGTGGGAAATTTGACTGATTAGCTGATGCAAGTAAACGTGGAGGTGAACGCATCCTCAAATTTCCTTTAACTCGACGTCTTCCAATAAGCTTGTTTCTTGTGTGCATGTTAACGTAATGCATAAAGTACAACCGTAGCATCTGAAGATTAGCATACTGTGAATGTAGCTGTGAAAACACtaaatgatgtgatatatcccCATTGGGAGTCCCCCTCTCTTAATAAGCCTTTGATATGTAAAGAGAGGGTGAGGCTGTGACCCCTCCCACTATCAATCAGTGGGAGAGAGGCCCTCCTCCTGTATGCTGGGTGGCAGTCAGCTTCTGGGGCTATGGTCCTCTTCACAGAGTGATGCATCGGGAAACATTTCAACAATGCCACAACCATACCACCCTCGACCTCTCAGATATCCCCCGCTGACCCTGACACATATTGGGGAAAGCTGTGCGCCTATAATATCTGCTGAATCATGGTCTGACCAGCGTGAACCAGGCTAAATACTGTACAGCGAGAACTGATTGATATATTGTGACAAAATACTTCTACAAGTAGGCAGGATATATCTAACATCTCCTGATCCTAAAAGGTAAAcaaaagtttttcaaaaatgactttttgaCAGCACAACAGTTGTACAGGAATGATGTTAAAGTAGACATATTAAGACCAATCCTTGATTCTTTGAGGATGGTTTGTCAAGACTTGTATCTCGAAAAAAGATCATACTTTGCAGGACAATACATTTCCTTCATAAGAGCTTACGGAATAGGCATCACCTCCTCTCATACCTGTAAGATGTCATCTGGGTTATCTTGAGCCGCTGCCACAAAAAGTTCATGTCGACACACCACTCCTTCTGCCAGGAAGTACTTTAAGATCATACGAGAGTAGCTATCATATCGGTCGTcctctaaaaaaagaaacaaaagacaacaaTAAGAATTTGAGGGTGAGTGGAACgctcaaataaacacacactcagtcaaTCAATGCCAAGCTGCTAACAGTGTCTGCAAAAATATCAACCTCAAGTCTATCATTGGATCTCGTCTTGTGCGAACCTTCATTCAGACACCACAGATCCAGAAGTTTATGAACACATCACAGTTGCTAACTGTAATTGATTTAAGGACCACATACGGGCTACCTTTAGTAGGGAACAGATGAAGTGGCAATTGACATGGCACAGAAACATAGGTGTTACTGTGTGACCTGACTATCAAAGTGGAGCTGACATCTTCAGCGTTCTTGTTAAGGTCTTCACAGTATTCCTGTCCACTTTCACCTATCATATCCCCAACCAGCAGCGGAGATGAGAGGGAGACATCTGTCTTAGGCATACACCTGACACCTCCCCCTGAACACAAAGGTACCCCAGCTGTCAGGACAACTGACAAGAGGAGGCAGAAGCAGGATAAGAGAGTGCCTCTCCTCAAAATGCTTCCCGACAACTGGTTCACTTGAATCTTTCTGCTTTTTGTGTGAACTCTGATGGCAATGGCATTCTTTCGTTCCGAAGCTTCTACTGGCATTCACATCAGGTGTATTTATTATCAGAACAGTAGGTTAAAAGGCATACGAAAGCTCCACGAGAGACTTCTAAATACAGGTGGAAAGGGTCATTCTCAGCATGGAGAGCTGACATTACAGTCTCATTTAGAGGAGTGTGTCATTAAAGCATCAAATGAACACGCAAGTGATTCTAAACACGGACATACTTTCCCAAAGGTAGCCTTTCTCCGTGCACACAAAGCGGCTACCCGGCCACTCCGCAACTAAAAACCACAAAAAATGCCTGCATCATCTCCATGAACTCCCCCACTAGCAGGGCACATAACTCTACCcagcatgctgctgctgcttcctgtcACAATCATCATTTTGTAAAGGTTTCATAGGCCTCTTCATACAATGACAAACAGTGGGCACAAGGACAAAGGCAGCAGTGACAGTTTAAGGTAATGGGCATACAACTGACAGCTTGGGAATGACATCCTGACGTGTCATCCTCAAACATCCGGAGAATTCCCCCCTCCCACGTTCCCGGTCTATGTCCTCACCTACGGACTTAGGATGGCACAGGAAATTCCATGGCTCTTCAATTTGTTGTCGGTGGGGCTCCCTGTTCTCTTATTGATGGGTTTCTAGGTCAGCAGGCCTTTGTGGCTTTCAGCAGGCCCCACAAAGACTCCCAGATGGGCCCTCTCAAGATGGGGCCTATTGTGGCTGTGTTTCTATGGGAGCCTTACAAATGGAACCTCCAGGAGTCATTAGGCTGTTGAGGCGGGGGGTAAGGGAGGGGGTGGGAGGTGGCGGGGTATACGAGCAACAGGGGGTGGGGGACGGTCATATCTTTGAGGTAGATCAGTCACTCTGGACAGTCAtgggatgttttttttcttcttttttttgcagattCTGACTATGGTTTGGTAAAGGAGGGAAACGCCTCTGCTTCATTTGCCTTCAAACAGGAGAGTGCGAGTGCGAGAGTCCTGAATCATATCTGCTAACGCcgcagggggaggaggaaaaTATCTAGGTCAGGGTGGTTTCCCCCCCCTTGTATGAATTTCTATATCATTTGTACTGAGTAGCTCACATTAATTTAGGCCATACAGCAggtaaatacaatataaacactttaaaataactgaACCACCATACTGATAAAAAGGTGGGTTGTATTAGGTTACCGTTAAATAGCAATTAGCAGAATCTGTCGAGCcctatgtactgtatatgtctgACAAATATCTATTGTTAAGCTTCAACATGTGATCGTTATTCCTCTTTATCAATTCAGTTTCTTGGTGTGAAGCACATGGCGTTATGATTTTTGAGATACTTGACACGTTAAAAACTGCAGTTGTTATACAGATGACTTGGTCTCTTAGGTCTAATGTTGCAAGTTAGGGTTGAACAATCCGGcttattatcttatcttattccTATTCTTATTGTTGTAGGTTGTAAGTGTCATTGCATGTTGCTATATACTCTCACATCATCTCCTGtagttatataaatatgttgtaCTTTCTAACGAGGCCTACTAAGCTTGTCAGAGTAATAATTATGATGAActactttcaaaatattttttacagtcTACAGAAATGCTCAAATCTAAGATCAATTCATTCATAGTCAAAGAGCACTTTAAAgcttgaaatatttaaacacGTAAAGGCCATATTTAACAGCAATGATTATGGGTACATTAAAGGGAAAACGCATTAACTTAAACTAATGGAATGAAACCGTACATGGTCAACATAATAAGAGCTGGGAAGCTTTGTTCCTTCTAATAGAAAAACACAAGAGATGAGAGATCTTCAGACAGCAGCCATACTGAGCCGATCCCCCTCCAGTTGACAAATCGGGATGGACAGCTCAAGACACTTCAAAGGCAGACAACGACCAGTCTGATAATTTTATGTCTTTGTCTCACAAACAGGCTATCACAGCTAAAGGGGCAGACTGTAGGAGACGACTgcctgaaacaaacacaaacaaacacacactccaaactccccccacccacccaccaaCACACCAAAACAGACGAcacagtgtgtacacacacacacacacacacacacacacacacacaccactctttcaaaaacacaaacacaagagagCTCACACACGCATTTCACCTTTACTGTGTCTCTCATTACCAGATGAAACCAACCGTACATTGATTCACAAAATGGAAGGGAAGAAtgcattagtgtataatcactgACTCCTGCATCGATTGGGGGGGTGAATTAAAGGGCAAAGCAATATCATCAGTTGGTATAGGCCTTTGCTACACACAAATTACAGCTTCAAGGGGAAACAAGAATACCTTAACCTTACTGTCTACCAGTGCACATAGCCTTGCCTATGAtgaatgataataacaataataatacagtgGAAGACATTTATGTGTCTAGAAAACCCACTTGCTTTGAATGTACTTCCGAAAACTTCTACAACACATCTGCAGATGAGCATATCAATTAAGGATCACAGTGTACGTGTGAACACCTGGGATTCTAACTAGAGACCTTCAGGTCTATTTGCCGTTCTGCTAGACAGTGACACACTAACCACAAAGAGCctgagaacagacagacagtatcaTTAGCAGGGGCATGCTAAAAAGGGCTACTGAATTCAGTTTTTAGGATACATTAGATTTTTGGCTAgacatgaatatataatatgcataaTTACAGCGATGGGTTAATGCAGTGTCATTTAAAATCTACACAACTTCTTGATTGCGAGAGTTGCCAAAAAGCTGAGGGCTATAATGCTTCAGGAAACATTAGCATATGTGCATCTTCCTGGcttaaagtattaaatattgtatattaagCATTGTTCTGAACGTCATTGTACTGATGTCAACATCAAATTGTAATAGCAGTCCATAACTCGCAACGTTTCTTCCACGGCTCCAGTCagcaaataaaaagaacattgCTTCaggtattaaaacatttctttaggGACTATGAATAACACATCAAACTTACTACTGAAGCCTCAGGATGAAAAAGACTAAATGTAGTTCAGGAAGAGTCAACTGCtgttgtgtactgtgtactATGAAGTACTATCCACTCACAGGCTGTGTGAGCAagctaaaatacaaaatgaaattaTTGTATGGTTAACGTCACACCGCAGAGCTACGTAAAGAACAGGAGGTCGAAAAAAGCAAATGAACAGAACAACgttaagaaaacaaaatgtgcaatattcactgccatgtgcattattcacttttactactttttatcaatgactgtgtacttatactacttttactctatttaattattgtgcactcgccactttactttcttgttcttttgctgtaacaaggtacatttccctgttgtgggactaataaaggatttctggtGGAAggataaatgtgtgtttatagaCTTTCAAACAACCGCAGGTcgattaatattgttattattatgctaGCTGCTAGTGTACGTTCCAGAGCAACCACCTCGTTAAGTGCACGCATTCAGCCCAGGAGGGCACATTTTATTGTGCACATaactatttattaataaaaacctATTTAAATTGGAAGGTGTTTATAAGTTTCATATTACCTCTGCTTTGTGTCGGGCGGTACAACGACCCTTAGCTGTGATATAATCACAACATACCATGGCTTGTCGTGAGCTATTACTTAATTGAGAAAGTAATAATTCAATTTAATGTGACCTTTAAATCAGTGTTCAATTTGTCAAGTGAGCTCACCTATAAGAAGTACTGTTCCAACTGCTAACCCGCCACCTGTTAgtgaagacaaaagaaaaaggtattttttaataatatcagTCACATATTACAGACATTGTCTTACTCTAAATCTCTGTGAACCACTCGGAGCCTCCCTTTGGCCAACTGCTGCTTCCTTCACTCTCCCTTCCAGTCTCCACAGCTGTGTATTCATCTTTATAAGAAAAGAGGTCTTTTTCACAGCAGGCTTattgacttgtcatagtaggaaaagcacagatgttactaataacagtaataaaggCTGCATTCTattaagtgtcccagtaagccgtGACAATGAGCACAACAGACGGACAGGATCTTGAAACTGAAGCGGACattattcattttgttatttacaCATATGTcttactgtgacatgtcaaaatgtcttctgcaGAAATGGCCTATTGGAGAACTGGATATCTGAAGAGACTCGCATGTTTGGTTTTCACACTGTTATGGCAAGAGTTTTATTAATCCTGCTAAAAATCTAAGAGCATTGGTAAACTAAGAGCATTTCAGGCCAGTCCTTGATTAATCTGACTGCTTAATTAAATTCAATCAAACCCACAATGTTAGCGGGTTCTGCTTGACATTATATATGGCCGTTAATCTCAGACTACAGTGGTTTTAATAGGTTTAGGCAAATAAACAATGTGACATCTCAGCTGTTGCTACACCTGCAAATGATTGCTTAAGTACAGCGCGATTATGTTAAAGAGAATATGCATGAAATAGATTAAATAGAAAGCAAGCATGACACAATGTTTCTATTAaagcatttttacatttctgtcagaACTCCTAACATATCAGCTATACAAAAAGTTTGCACCAGAAGAGAGTAGTGGCTGTTatcagacacaaagacacatacaaattcaatatattttatgagaATCTCTGGGCTCACAACTACCCAACAATGCAAGATTCATGTCTTTATTTAAGGGGGCAAATGTGctaaaaaatgttgtttgagACCTGCTATTTATTGCCTTTAAATATGGCCAAGAATACATAAAGACTATCCCCATCAAGGCTTTGACAATAAAGTATACATGGGATAGGAATAAAACATCTTTACGTTATTTTAAGTTAATGCAATgtcttaatttattttcatttagaaaCAATCAAAGTGACAACCCTCATAAAATATTTGCAGACACCACACTACACCACCACCTGCTGCAATTACACAAACTCCTCATAATCACACTTAGGTTTATCAACTTTATCCCTTGTCCTGCGCTCATGACATAACAAGAGTGTCAAGTTGTGATTCCAAACTTTCGCTGtctaatgttatgttatatgaAATGTTATGCTATCAATTAGAATTTGGGTAGAAATGTGGACAATTTAatgtcaaaaaacaacaacaacatcatagATGTATGTGAATAGGTTCCAACAAAATATGCCTAAATGCTGCATAGTATCCATAATACTAACACTTTGTGTACAGGTTGTATTGTCCTGACAGGGACAACACCCCATGTTCTGTGTTACTCATACAATCCctctttgagaaagaaatcACGCTATTATTCAGTACCTAACTTCAGtggctagctaacgttacattgAGAAACACAGTTAACGTTAGCCTGTGTAGCTAGCGCTAACGCTAACATCAGACTGACCCAGCAGATAGTCGAGTGACGTGACACCGGTCGAAACTAAGAGTTGTCCATTTTGAACCGAGGGTCTGGTACCAGGTATGGAAATTAACTTGCTCCTCGTTTTCTTCTGAAAACTCGTATTATTGAACGGTAATCGTTGAGCTGAGGGTTTACCCACACTGCTCACGGGGGCAGCCATACTGCTTTAAACGTGGTGACGCCTGCTAATGTTTTGGAGCGTGTTGTCCAATTAAAAAAGACTTTGTTGGTGCTCGACCAATGAGAACGAAGATTGTTACGGGGTCGAGTGTGGAAGCTGTCAAACGGAATTTTCAATTTGTTATGGTAAATGCATGCGCGGAGCATTGAACCAGTCAGTCAGTAGGTGAGTAAAGCTACAGTCGCTTGTTATATCTTTATCTTGTTTACATAAATGTGAGTTTATGTGCTCTTGGCAATGTCCAGCAGCTATTCCGTTCATAAAAAAGTCACCTAACTCATGGCTTTGCGCTGCTATGACCTTCTTGGTTCATTGCATAACATTACTGAATCCAAATATTGTTTAACAGCCCCATAGTTTACAGTCACAGCCCATCTCTTGTGCATCAGCCAGAGTAGAATTAACTTCAATTATGTTAAAGCATCACATATGAACAAGCTGGCACAATATTATTTTCTAGTGGCGAAGATACAGGGTACATCACGTCTTATCGTAGATGTAATTGAGGAGAATATAGCTCGACTACACATGTGAATGGGAAAATTATGTTCAATAAGCAGGACTCAGCCTAAATCAAATTGCTTCACTGCATAATAGATTGCCTTAAGTGTCACTCAT from Cottoperca gobio chromosome 3, fCotGob3.1, whole genome shotgun sequence encodes the following:
- the elp4 gene encoding elongator complex protein 4 isoform X2; this encodes MAAPVSSVGKPSAQRLPFNNTSFQKKTRSKLISIPGTRPSVQNGQLLVSTGVTSLDYLLGGGLAVGTVLLIEDDRYDSYSRMILKYFLAEGVVCRHELFVAAAQDNPDDILQELPAPILDDVAIHKPMEQPRLSCEPQDSLEAMKIAWRYQHLPKVQSALASSSRFGHYYDVSKTMEPEIRQAAKCHRFYLPEHPAQSSPTHSTMLESYSALLKSLQEVINREGFDVAAPMSNSRNILRIGLHSLGSALWGDDLCCHDNPRNGHALTTFLYGLRALLRSSLSVAVLTVPSHLIQDRALMGSITRLCDNAIALESFKGSERETNPLYKDYHGLLHVRQVPHLNCLASKLPDHKDLAFKLKRKQFSIEDYKTLQG